A genome region from Phocoena sinus isolate mPhoSin1 chromosome 16, mPhoSin1.pri, whole genome shotgun sequence includes the following:
- the NODAL gene encoding nodal homolog, whose product MHAHSLPLFLLQVWWALLQAGATMVAPVPLRTWGQPSSPSPLAYMLSLYREPLLRADIIRSLQAQDVEVDGQNWTFAFDFSFLGQEEDLAWAELRLQLSSPVALTPDVPLSIEIFHQPKLNEDKDPPNCPERVRMDLFTVTLSQVTFSSGSMVLEVTRPLSKWLKHPGELREQMSSLAGECWRRPPTSPVTNVLLMLYSNLSPERKRLGGSTLLWEAESSWRVQEGQLSRERARRHRRYHLQDRNQLCRKVKFQVDFNLIGWGSWIIYPKQYNAYRCEGECPNPVGEEFHPTNHAYIQSLLKRYQPHRVPSTCCAPVKTKPLSMLYVDNGRVLLDHHKDMIVEECGCL is encoded by the exons ATGCACGCCCACAGCCTGCCGTTGTTCCTCCTGCAAGTCTGGTGGGCTCTCCTCCAGGCGGGCGCCACGATGGTAGCCCCGGTGCCCCTTCGAACGTGGGGGCAGCCCTCGTCGCCATCCCCTCTTGCTTATATGCTGAGCCTGTACCGCGAGCCGCTGCTCCGGGCGGACATCATACGTAGCCTGCAGGCGCAAG ATGTGGAGGTGGATGGGCAGAACTGGACCTTTGCTTTTGACTTCTCCTTCCTGGGCCAAGAAGAGGATCTGGCATGGGCCGAGCTCCGGCTGCAGCTGTCCAGCCCTGTGGCCCTTACTCCTGATGTCCCACTCTCAATTGAGATTTTCCACCAGCCAAAGCTGAATGAGGATAAGGACCCACCCAACTGCCCAGAACGTGTTCGAATGGACCTGTTCACTGTCACTCTGTCCCAGGTTACCTTTTCCTCGGGCAGCATGGTCCTAGAGGTGACCAGGCCACTCTCCAAGTGGCTGAAGCACCCTGGGGAGCTGAGGGAGCAGATGTCCAGTTTGGCTGGAGAGTGCTGGCGGCGGCCCCCCACATCACCTGTCACCAATGTGCTCCTCATGCTCTATTCCAACCTCTCCCCGGAGCGGAAGCGGCTAGGTGGCTCCACCCTATTGTGGGAAGCTGAGAGCTCCTGGCGGGTCCAGGAGGGACAGCTCTCCCGGGAGAGGGCCAGGAGGCACCGTCGATATCACTTGCAGGACAGAAACCAACTGTGTCGGAAGGTCAAGTTCCAGGTGGACTTCAACCTGATCGGATGGGGCTCCTGGATCATCTACCCCAAGCAGTACAATGCCTATCGCTGTGAGGGCGAGTGTCCTAACCCCGTGGGGGAAGAGTTCCATCCAACCAACCACGCATACATCCAG AGTCTGCTGAAACGGTACCAACCCCACCGAGTCCCTTCCACCTGCTGTGCCCCAGTGAAGACCAAGCCCTTGAGTATGCTGTACGTGGACAATGGCCGAGTCCTTCTAGACCATCATAAAGACATGATTGTGGAAGAATGTGGGTGCCTTTGA